DNA from Kitasatospora herbaricolor:
CGTGAAGACGGTCACCGAGGTGGTGCTCGCCCCGGTGGTGAAGGTGGTGGACAGCTGGCTCCAGGCGGCGGACGAGGGTGTCCAGACGGTGGAGTTGACGCCCGTCCCGGTCGCGCCGAGGTAGACGTAGTTGCCCTGGACCCAGGCCGACAGGGTGTACGCGGTGTTGGGCTGGACGGCCACCGTCTGCTGGCACTGGCCGGTGTCGGACGCCGAGGCGCCGCCGTTCAGCGCGTACGAGCCGCTGTGCACGGGGGTGGTGACCACGGAGCCGTTGGAGCAGCTCCAGCCGCTGAGCGTGCCGGTCTCCAGCCCCGGGTTGGTCAGCAGGTTCACGGTGGCGGCCGAGGCGGAGCCGAAGGTCGTGGCGAGGGCCGCGCCTCCGGTGGTGAGCACGGCCGCGAGGGCCAGCGCTCCGGCTCTGCGGCTCGGGTTGGCCCGGTGCGCGGACGCGCGTTCGGGCATGGCTCGGTCGAGCATGGACAGTCCTCCGGACAGTGGGGTTTCCGGCGGTGCAGCGACCCGGGATGGATCGGCGGGGAGCCCGGGCATGGAGGTGCGACGGGCTCCCGGTGAGGCGGGGCCCGCGGAGCGACGTCGCGGTGGGGCGGCGCCGCACCCAAAGATTGGACTGGACCAATCATCGCGTCAAGGGCGGTTCCGAGGACGGGGCCGCACGCCGCCGGGCCTCTGCTGACACTGGGTCAACAGCCTGCCCGGGATTGCGGCGGTTCGACCGGCGGACCGGAGCCGGGCGGGCCGCCCGGGTGACGCTCGGTCATCGAGAATTTCGCTCCACCCCGTAGCGCCCCGCCCCGAACCCCGGGCCCCGGCCCCGGCTGCGGCCACAAGGCAGGCCCGGCCGTCCGGGCAGGCCGGGCCACACCGACCTCGGCCTGCCGCTGGATCCGATGCACCGTCCTGCTGACATCAGCAAACCCACAGGTCAGTTGGCGATGCCGACGGTGTGCCCGACGCTCTCCGGCTCGCCGAGGACGCGCAGCATCAGGTGGGCGACGTCCGCCCGGGACGCGAAGGCCCCGCCGCGGATGTTCCGGTCGTAGGCCGTCCGGTAGTCGGCGGTCAGCGGCTTGTCGGTCAGCCGGGGCGGGCGCACCACCGTCCAGTCCAGGGTGCCGGCGCGCAGCACGTCCTCCATCCGGGCCAGGTCGGCGTAGTGCTTGCGCAGCGCCGCCCGGACGATCGGGGTGCCGAGCCGGCTCATCAGGAAGCCGTCGCCCGGGTCGCGGCGCGGCGGGTTCGGCCGGCCCGGCGAGGCCACGGTGCCGATCGGCGCGGCGCTGACCACGACGATCCGGCGGACGCCGGTCGCGGTCATCGCCGCGGTGATCGCCCGGGTGCCGCGCCAGGCCACGCCGGCCTCGGCGCTCGACCGTGCGCCGAGGCCGGACAGGACGGCGTCCGCCCCGGCCACCGCGCCCTCCAGCGCGCCGGGGTCGGCGGCTGCCAGGTCGGCCCGCACGGCGCGCACCGGCCGGGACAGCCGGTCGGGGTTGCGGACCACCACGGTGACTTCGTGGCCCGCGGCGAGGGCCTGGTCGAGGAGTTCGCGGCCGATGCCGCCGGTGGCCGCGAGAATGACGATCTTCATGTCGGTCTGCCTCTCTTCAGGGCGGGGATCGGGGGGCAGTCGGATCTGCCCGGTCCGGCGGGCCTGCGGTCACGCTCGCGCGCCCGTCGGGGCGCGGGTGCGCTCAGACCCGGAAGGCGTCCGCGTGGTCGGCGGCCCAGTCGGCGAAGGTGCGGGCCGGGCGGCCGAGGACGGCGCGCAGCTGGTCCGTCCCGGGGTGCTGGGGCCGCTCCAGGTGGGCGGCGTACCTGGCCATCAGCGCCCGGACGAACGGCTCGGCCAGGCCCTGGCGGAGCATGCCCTGTACGGCGTCCTCGGGCGGGACCTCCACCAGCCGCAGCGGCCGGCCGAGCACCTCGCCGAGGACGGCCACCATCTGCCGGTGGGAGAGCGACCGCGGTCCCGGCAGTTCCAGCCGCCGGCCGGTGTACTCGTCGGTGAGCAGCGCG
Protein-coding regions in this window:
- a CDS encoding NAD(P)-dependent oxidoreductase, producing the protein MKIVILAATGGIGRELLDQALAAGHEVTVVVRNPDRLSRPVRAVRADLAAADPGALEGAVAGADAVLSGLGARSSAEAGVAWRGTRAITAAMTATGVRRIVVVSAAPIGTVASPGRPNPPRRDPGDGFLMSRLGTPIVRAALRKHYADLARMEDVLRAGTLDWTVVRPPRLTDKPLTADYRTAYDRNIRGGAFASRADVAHLMLRVLGEPESVGHTVGIAN